A genomic window from Corticium candelabrum chromosome 8, ooCorCand1.1, whole genome shotgun sequence includes:
- the LOC134182840 gene encoding uncharacterized protein LOC134182840 → MNGCLRRAKECIYWPGMDAEIREYVSRCSTCRSVDVKQLKESLISHTFPLRPWAKVGTDIFHFQDYEYLMTVDYYSSFVEDDCLENVTSKEVIKCLKRHFSRNSLSFPGIGRFNIPSQAHTFPNPMIIEILQLNEGLQSSPLQRLTGRRTKTRLPTTTSLLRPEIHDESEAIRRQKLKQAHYYNQGSKDLQQLKPTQIVRIQPSGQHKTWRKAMVTKQVGIRSYEVETEGGTYLRRNRRQLRATTEDHNTSTADPPVTRKQSDAVTKSIPTTESIIAQPKPQLQQKPTTTRSGRTARPPKYLKDYVTK, encoded by the exons ATGAACGGCTGTCTGAGACGAGCCAAAGAGTGTATATACTGGCCCGGCATGGATGCGGAGATACGAGAGTATGTATCTAGATGTTCTACTTGCAGAAGCGTTGATGTAAAGCAGCTCAAGGAGTCTTTGATTAGTCACACTTTTCCTCTAAGACCATGGGCAAAAGTTGGGACtgatatttttcattttcaagaTTATGAGTACCTGATGACTGTGGACTATTATAGTTCTTTTGTGGAAGACGATTGCCTGGAAAACGTCACTTCAAAAGAAGTCATCAAATGCTTGAAGAGACACTTCTCACG GAATTCGCTGAGTTTTCCAGGAATTGGTCGTTTCAACATACCGTCACAAGCCCATACTTTTCCCAATCCAATG ATTATAGAAATACTCCAACTGAATGAAGGTTTACAATCAAGCCCTTTGCAGAGACTAACGGGAAGACGAACGAAAACGAGATTACCAACCACAACAAGTTTGTTGAGACCTGAAATTCATGATGAATCGGAAGCTATTAGACGACAAAAGCTAAAACAAGCACATTACTATAACCAGGGGAGCAAGGATTTGCAACAATTGAAGCCGACACAGATAGTGAGAATACAACCATCTGGACAACACAAGACATGGAGAAAAGCAATGGTGACTAAGCAAGTGGGAATAAGATCGTACGAAGTTGAAACAGAGGGTGGAACTTATTTACGACGAAATAGAAGACAACTACGAGCTACGACTGAAGATCACAACACCAGCACAGCTGATCCACCAGTAACACGAAAACAATCAGATGCAGTGACCAAATCTATTCCAACTACCGAGTCTATCATTGCACAACCAAAACCACAATTACAGCAGAAGCCTACCACCACCAGGAGCGGAAGAACAGCCAGACCTCCTAAGTATTTGAAGGATTATGTAACAAAGTAA
- the LOC134182818 gene encoding uncharacterized protein LOC134182818 has product MRQNGIQHIKVAPYHPASNGLFGHETVYTDHAALRSLLGTLNPSGKLACPMGNDDIGDVARDGRVNHNADALSRLPLVEADVPVGTAYESTERMAAPVAVVEQQEKLEEFSESREEIVENRKRTQSCGDPKVRGR; this is encoded by the coding sequence ATGAGGCAGAATGGCATCCAACATATCAAAGTTGCACCTTATCACCCAGCTTCCAATGGTCTGTTTGGCCATGAGACTGTTTACACCGATCACGCCGCATTGCGTTCATTGCTAGGCACGCTTAATCCGTCCGGGAAGCTTGCTTGCCCTATGGGGAATGATGATATAGGAGATGTCGCCCGAGATGGCCGAGTCAACCACAATGCCGATGCGTTGTCTCGCCTACCGCTTGTTGAAGCGGACGTTCCGGTCGGTACAGCATATGAATCGACTGAGAGAATGGCCGCACCAGTAGCGGTTGTCGAACAGCAGGAGAAACTGGAAGAATTTAGCGAAAGCCGTGAAGAGATAGTGGAAAACAGAAAACGGACACAATCTTGCGGAGATCCAAAAGTTCGTGGTAGATAG
- the LOC134182841 gene encoding uncharacterized protein K02A2.6-like, protein MTGEELVHSVSKRRTKPENSRKSSDKERKQTQRTLTGQSQNTPKPECQYCGLTHERGANKCPAYGKECTNCHKRNHFAQKCRSKRQRDTRQRVHVATNRDESEDDECLTLTLTPPQQDVQVMQCRDNYGWNYQRQVYANMHINGKGVKFQLDTGATCNVLKRNEVPRETKIMPTAQMITLYDGSRVKPYGKCKVNVTNPRIEKTYDVEFVVIQDAQNSILGSATVQQMGLLTAHHEMIQKIATDEEVKPRSKEHTHPMLQKYHTVFEKAVGLLGNDLHLDVDRSRKPVQMPVRRIPVAIKGKLKAELDRLEKLGVLGRIDEPTEWVSSLVIVKKPSGSLRLCLDPKPLNAVLKRSHYQIPTLEDLLPQLVNAKVFSVADARNGYWHVPLDRESQKLTTFGTPFGRYCWRRMPFDISVAPEIFQQRLQEAIESLDGVFAITDDILIAGNGITYAEAVKDHDRKLEMFLKQYQ, encoded by the exons ATGACAGGAGAAGAGTTGGTACATTCCGTGAGTAAACGGCGAACAAAGCCTGAGAACTCTAGGAAGTCATCAGACAAGGaacgtaaacaaacacagaggACTCTCACGGGTCAAAGTCAGAACACGCCCAAACCAGAGTGTCAATATTGTGGTTTGACACATGAACGAGGTGCAAACAAGTGTCCTGCATACGGCAAAGAATGCACGAATTGCCACAAGAGGAATCATTTTGCTCAGAAGTGCAGATCAAAgcgacagagagacacacgaCAGCGAGTACATGTAGCTACCAACAGAGATGAAAGCGAAGATGATGAATGCCTGACTCTTACGCTGACTCCGCCTCAACAGGATGTTCAGGTGATGCAATGCAGAGACAACTATGGGTGGAATTATCAGCGCCAGGTCTATGCCAACATGCACATCAATGGAAAAGGTGTCAAATTCCAGCTTGACACGGGCGCCACGTGCAACGTGCTTAAAAGGAATGAGGTTCCCAGAGAGACCAAGATTATGCCCACAGCACAGATGATAACTTTGTATGATGGAAGCAGAGTTAAACCATATGGCAAATGCAAAGTGAACGTGACAAATCCTAGAATAGAGAAAACGTATGATGTGGAATTTGTTGTGATACAAGATGCGCAAAATTCAATTTTGGGCTCAGCTACTGTGCAGCAGATGGGTTTGTTAACTGCTCACCATGAGATGATTCAGAAGATAGCCACTGACGAAGAGGTTAAGCCGAGGAGTAAAGAGCACACACACCCAATGCTGCAGAAGTACCATACAGTATTTGAGAAGGCAGTTGGTCTTCTAGGAAATGATCTACATCTAGATGTAGACCGATCAAGGAAACCAGTCCAGATGCCAGTGAGGCGCATCCCAGTTGCTATTAAAGGAAAGTTGAAAGCAGAACTTGATCGTCTTGAGAAACTTGGTGTACTTGGAAGAATTGATGAGCCTACAGAATGGGTATCGAGTTTAGTGATTGTCAAGAAACCCAGCGGCAGTTTGCGATTATGTTTGGATCCAAAGCCATTAAATGCAGTTTTGAAAAGAAGCCATTATCAAATCCCAACGTTGGAAGATTTATTACCACAATTGGTTAATGCGAAAGTCTTCAGCGTTGCAGATGCCAGGAATGGGTACTGGCATGTTCCTCTTGATAGAGAGTCGCAGAAACTCACCACGTTCGGTACACCTTTTGGGAGATACTGTTGGCGAAGAATGCCCTTTGATATCTCAGTTGCACCAGAAATATTTCAACAACGGTTACAAGAGGCCATTGAAAGTCTAGATGGAGTGTTTGCAATTACAGACGACATACTCATTGCAGGCAATGGCATTACCTATGCAGAAGCAGTTAAGGATCACGACAGGAAACTTGAGATGTTTTTGAAACAAT ATCAGTAG